From Levilactobacillus zymae, a single genomic window includes:
- a CDS encoding FAD-dependent oxidoreductase gives MKVTVIGCTHAGTFAIKQILADHPDAEVTVYERNDNISFLSCGIALYLGGQVADPQGLFYSNPAELHALGADVQMNHNVLAVDAAQKTVTVEDLTTHQQTTTAYDKLVMTSGSWPIVPKIPGIDNAKVKLCKNWNHAQTLFEDAKSAKRITVIGAGYIGAELAEAYSTTGHDVTLIDAQDRVMPKYFDAQFTDTIEQDYRDHGVQLALGETVANFEDAADGSLIINTDKGSYPTDLAILCIGFRPNTGLLKGQVNMAPNGAILTDDYMRSSNPDIFAAGDSAAVHYNPTHQSAYIPLATNAVRQGILVGKNLTQPTVKYLGTQSSSGLALYGRTIVSTGLTLTAAEQQGVKADQVIITDNYRPEFMPTTEPVLMSLVFDPDTKRILGGALMSHYDVSQSANTLSVCIQNNNTIDDLAMVDMLFQPNFDRPFNYLNILAQAAQAKVAQA, from the coding sequence ATGAAAGTCACAGTTATTGGTTGTACTCATGCGGGCACCTTTGCCATTAAACAAATCTTAGCTGACCATCCCGATGCCGAGGTTACGGTCTACGAACGTAACGACAATATTTCGTTTCTGTCTTGTGGAATCGCTTTATATTTAGGCGGTCAAGTCGCTGATCCGCAAGGTCTCTTCTACTCGAATCCCGCAGAACTCCACGCATTGGGCGCCGATGTCCAAATGAATCACAATGTCTTGGCTGTGGATGCCGCCCAAAAGACGGTGACGGTGGAAGATTTGACGACCCACCAACAAACCACCACGGCTTACGATAAGTTGGTCATGACCAGTGGTTCCTGGCCCATCGTCCCCAAGATTCCGGGCATCGATAACGCCAAGGTCAAGCTGTGTAAGAACTGGAATCACGCCCAAACTCTGTTCGAAGATGCCAAGTCTGCCAAGCGAATCACCGTGATTGGGGCTGGCTACATTGGCGCCGAACTGGCGGAAGCCTACTCCACCACCGGCCACGACGTCACGTTAATCGACGCCCAAGACCGTGTCATGCCGAAGTACTTCGATGCACAATTCACCGACACCATCGAACAAGACTATCGCGACCACGGCGTTCAACTGGCCTTAGGTGAAACCGTAGCCAACTTCGAAGATGCCGCTGACGGCAGCCTGATCATCAACACCGACAAGGGCAGCTATCCGACCGACTTAGCCATCCTATGTATTGGTTTCCGGCCCAACACCGGTCTCCTCAAGGGACAGGTCAACATGGCCCCCAACGGCGCGATTCTGACCGATGACTACATGCGTTCTTCCAACCCCGACATCTTCGCCGCCGGAGATAGTGCCGCTGTGCACTACAACCCGACCCACCAAAGCGCCTACATTCCCTTAGCTACCAACGCCGTACGGCAAGGAATCTTGGTCGGCAAGAATCTGACCCAGCCAACCGTCAAGTACCTGGGGACGCAATCCTCATCCGGGTTGGCACTTTATGGTCGGACCATCGTATCGACCGGCCTGACCTTAACCGCCGCTGAGCAGCAAGGCGTCAAGGCCGACCAAGTGATCATCACCGATAACTACCGGCCGGAATTCATGCCGACCACGGAACCCGTCTTGATGTCACTAGTTTTTGATCCAGACACCAAGCGGATTTTAGGGGGCGCCCTGATGAGCCACTACGATGTCTCACAATCCGCTAACACCTTATCTGTTTGCATCCAAAACAACAATACCATCGACGATTTAGCGATGGTTGACATGCTCTTCCAGCCCAACTTCGATCGGCCCTTCAACTACTTAAACATCCTGGCGCAAGCGGCCCAAGCCAAAGTGGCGCAGGCTTAG
- a CDS encoding C69 family dipeptidase, which yields MIGKHLTACTSVLVGKAATVDGSTLIARNDDTFLPLTPQRFYVHPAEHDQPARTWTSNQNGFTAPIPSDGHRYLATPNVEIDKTGEYAESGINDQNVAMSATESVYGNPDALAYDPLVANGLAEDSLQTMVLPYITSARDGVRYLGKLIKQYGSPEGNGVLFSDSQEVWYMEIVTGHHWVAQRIPDDAYAVTANQVAIQQVTFDDPDNFMFSAGIQAFVADHHLNPDQAGWNFRHIFGTSTEKDRHYNTPRVWFGQRVLNPEIEQDPQSSELPFICRTSHKISVEDVEYILSSHYNETPYDPLGHGPEELRTKFRPISMNRTQNSHVLQIRNDVPADRSAIMWLCFGVPAFSPYVPFFANVTDTDPSYSQTPRRLDDQSAYWMYRKLSMIVESHYRDFIEQDVDYVTAAKQNLRTHVAQTLAHAEQNQLSGADLTAYLTDQNHAVTAAMRQTTTQFTNDLIEKGLTLSGLTFNMDQNL from the coding sequence ATGATTGGAAAACATTTAACCGCTTGTACCTCGGTGCTGGTCGGTAAGGCGGCCACCGTGGATGGGTCGACGCTGATTGCGCGTAACGACGATACTTTCTTACCCTTGACGCCACAACGGTTCTACGTGCATCCCGCTGAACACGATCAACCGGCGCGGACCTGGACGTCGAATCAAAACGGCTTTACGGCGCCCATTCCTAGCGACGGTCACCGTTACTTGGCGACGCCGAACGTGGAAATCGACAAGACCGGGGAATACGCCGAAAGTGGGATCAACGACCAAAACGTGGCGATGAGCGCCACCGAAAGTGTGTACGGCAATCCGGACGCGCTGGCCTACGATCCGCTGGTCGCCAACGGGTTAGCCGAGGACTCGTTACAAACCATGGTGTTACCCTACATCACGTCAGCGCGTGATGGGGTGCGCTACCTCGGAAAGTTAATCAAGCAATACGGATCGCCGGAAGGCAACGGCGTGCTGTTCTCCGATAGCCAGGAAGTCTGGTACATGGAGATTGTGACCGGGCACCACTGGGTGGCTCAACGAATTCCGGACGACGCTTACGCGGTGACGGCTAATCAGGTGGCCATTCAACAGGTGACGTTTGACGATCCCGATAATTTCATGTTTTCCGCAGGCATTCAAGCCTTCGTGGCCGACCATCATCTGAATCCAGACCAAGCCGGCTGGAACTTCCGGCATATTTTTGGGACCAGTACCGAAAAGGACCGGCATTACAACACGCCGCGAGTTTGGTTCGGCCAACGCGTCTTGAATCCGGAAATTGAACAGGACCCGCAATCCAGCGAGTTGCCGTTTATCTGCCGGACGAGTCACAAGATCAGCGTGGAAGACGTCGAATACATCCTGAGCTCCCACTACAACGAAACACCGTACGATCCGTTGGGTCACGGTCCCGAGGAATTGCGGACCAAGTTCCGGCCAATCTCCATGAACCGGACACAAAATTCGCACGTCTTACAGATTCGTAACGACGTACCCGCCGACCGGTCGGCCATCATGTGGTTGTGCTTTGGGGTACCGGCCTTCAGTCCTTACGTGCCGTTCTTCGCTAACGTCACGGATACCGATCCATCGTACAGCCAGACGCCGCGGCGTCTGGACGACCAGAGTGCCTACTGGATGTATCGGAAGCTATCGATGATTGTGGAATCCCATTATCGCGATTTCATCGAACAAGACGTTGACTATGTCACGGCAGCCAAGCAAAATCTGCGGACCCACGTGGCCCAAACGCTGGCCCACGCCGAACAAAATCAACTCAGTGGGGCGGACCTGACCGCCTACCTGACGGATCAGAATCACGCGGTTACGGCGGCAATGCGGCAGACCACCACGCAGTTTACCAACGACCTGATTGAAAAGGGCTTGACGTTGTCGGGTCTGACCTTCAACATGGATCAAAATCTATAA
- a CDS encoding MucBP domain-containing protein, with translation MALMDWVKRLITPRVTSRPTPAHRAATQDQPPVMDTQPPRKPTVASTPTAPAPVAPVTPRPTPTVTTQAKPEATLVIRLVDTHDRPLQPALVLTGRLGETVHLTFPTIAGYVLLRMDGMTQTFLNEYGLTTLIYQRQWGQPITTYLIDYDSGQLLALPRLQRDVLGATFQFTPPAVDGYHIFRAQGDQYGTYTTHPQRLLYFYRRDAWQTVQRVEQYVTLTTDHAVYDLPAGQAYGYQFPAQSLWRLFAIITLTDQSVWYNLGGNQWLSAQDTQRHEHRERHLEIPRVTQLTGQDVQLTGTVDYIPHGTVMIYREPYGEIAGQLANGELLEIRRRVVDDQQLRWYQIGPAAYINARYVRLAKQL, from the coding sequence ATGGCGTTAATGGATTGGGTGAAACGACTGATCACGCCACGAGTGACTTCCCGACCAACTCCCGCTCACCGGGCCGCTACCCAAGACCAACCACCCGTTATGGATACACAACCGCCCAGAAAACCAACCGTCGCGTCGACCCCTACCGCACCGGCACCGGTAGCTCCCGTAACACCACGGCCCACCCCAACGGTGACCACCCAGGCTAAACCCGAAGCCACCTTAGTCATCCGGTTAGTCGACACCCACGACCGACCGTTACAACCGGCGTTGGTCTTAACTGGACGCTTAGGGGAAACCGTGCACCTCACCTTCCCCACCATTGCCGGGTACGTGCTACTCCGGATGGACGGCATGACGCAGACCTTCCTCAACGAATACGGGCTAACCACCCTGATCTATCAACGGCAATGGGGCCAACCCATCACGACCTACTTGATTGATTACGATTCCGGGCAACTGTTGGCGCTCCCCCGCCTACAACGCGACGTTTTAGGCGCCACTTTTCAGTTCACCCCCCCGGCCGTCGACGGCTACCACATCTTTCGGGCTCAAGGCGACCAGTATGGCACCTATACCACCCATCCCCAGCGCCTGCTGTATTTCTACCGACGTGACGCTTGGCAAACCGTGCAACGCGTCGAGCAGTACGTGACCCTCACTACCGACCATGCGGTCTATGATCTGCCCGCGGGTCAGGCTTACGGTTACCAATTTCCGGCACAATCGCTGTGGCGTCTCTTTGCCATCATCACCTTGACCGATCAATCCGTATGGTACAACCTGGGAGGTAATCAGTGGCTGAGCGCCCAAGATACGCAGCGCCACGAGCACCGAGAACGGCACCTGGAAATTCCGCGGGTCACACAATTGACCGGGCAAGACGTTCAGTTGACCGGGACCGTCGATTACATCCCCCACGGGACCGTGATGATCTACCGTGAACCTTACGGTGAAATTGCCGGTCAACTGGCCAATGGCGAACTCCTCGAGATTCGCCGCCGGGTGGTGGATGATCAACAACTCCGTTGGTACCAGATTGGACCAGCCGCTTACATCAACGCCCGCTACGTCCGTCTTGCTAAACAGCTCTAA
- a CDS encoding ATP-dependent Clp protease ATP-binding subunit — protein sequence MLCQNCHRNEATIHLYMSVNGQRQQVDLCQNCYQLLKEQQNNSGNGGGRMAQDPFGFGNLDDIFRAMQGGTPNQSGDYRQAAGQGRPTQPAGNQGNGQGGLLNQYGLNLTQLAKDGKIDPVIGRDKETAQVIEILNRRTKNNPVLIGEAGVGKTAVVEGLAERIVEGNVPQKLMNKQIIRLDVVSLVQGTGIRGQFEQRMQQLMKEVQANPDIILFIDEIHEIMGAGNAEGGMDAGNVLKPALARGDFQLIGATTLNEYRDIEKDQALARRFQPVTVNEPSPDEAVKILKGIQKKYEDYHHVHYTDAAIDAAVRLSDRYIQDRFLPDKAIDLLDESGSRKNLTINVADPHAIDEKIANAEKQKQAALKQEDYEKAAYYRDQVTKLNKSKESATNADQTASTEVTEKDMQQIVEEKTNIPVGELQAKEQHQLQSLSSDLEQHIIGQNEAVDKVARAIRRNRIGLNGTGRPIGSFLFVGPTGVGKTELAKQLANELFGSEDAMIRFDMSEYMEPHSISKLIGSPPGYVGYEEAGQLTEQVRRHPYTLILLDEIEKAHPDVMNMFLQILDDGRLTDSQGRTVSFKDTLIIMTSNAGTGDVEASVGFGAEAAGKTHSVLGSLTNYFKPEFLNRFDDIIEFNSLTKENLMKIVDLMIDDVNTMLAGQGLHIHVTEPVEEKLVTEGYNPAMGARPLRRVIQEEIEDRIADFYLDHADVKNIVAKIENGKITLAADEDATTDSAK from the coding sequence ATGCTATGTCAAAACTGTCACCGTAACGAAGCGACCATTCATTTATATATGAGTGTGAACGGACAACGGCAGCAAGTTGACCTATGCCAAAATTGCTATCAACTACTCAAGGAGCAGCAAAACAACTCTGGAAATGGAGGTGGCCGTATGGCACAAGATCCATTCGGCTTTGGCAACCTGGATGATATTTTCCGGGCCATGCAAGGCGGCACCCCGAACCAAAGCGGCGATTACCGGCAAGCGGCTGGTCAAGGACGACCAACCCAACCCGCGGGCAATCAAGGCAACGGTCAGGGCGGCCTCCTGAACCAATATGGTCTGAACCTCACCCAGTTGGCTAAAGACGGCAAGATTGATCCCGTGATCGGACGGGACAAGGAAACGGCGCAAGTCATCGAAATTCTGAACCGGCGGACTAAGAATAACCCCGTGCTCATCGGGGAAGCCGGTGTCGGAAAGACGGCGGTCGTCGAAGGGTTAGCCGAACGGATTGTGGAAGGTAACGTTCCACAAAAGCTGATGAACAAGCAGATTATCCGTTTGGATGTCGTTTCACTGGTCCAAGGAACGGGTATCCGGGGCCAATTCGAACAACGCATGCAGCAATTAATGAAGGAAGTCCAAGCTAATCCCGACATCATCCTCTTCATTGACGAAATCCACGAAATCATGGGTGCCGGCAATGCCGAAGGTGGGATGGATGCTGGTAACGTCTTGAAACCCGCCTTAGCACGGGGCGACTTCCAATTAATCGGGGCCACGACGTTGAACGAATACCGGGATATCGAAAAGGACCAAGCCTTAGCACGGCGGTTCCAACCGGTCACGGTTAACGAACCGAGCCCGGACGAAGCCGTCAAGATTCTTAAGGGGATTCAAAAGAAGTACGAAGATTACCACCACGTTCACTACACGGACGCGGCCATCGATGCGGCGGTCCGGTTATCCGACCGTTACATCCAAGACCGGTTCTTACCGGACAAGGCCATCGACTTACTCGACGAATCCGGTTCACGGAAGAACTTAACCATCAACGTTGCCGATCCGCACGCTATCGACGAAAAGATCGCTAATGCGGAGAAGCAAAAGCAAGCCGCTTTGAAGCAGGAAGACTACGAAAAAGCCGCTTACTACCGTGATCAAGTCACGAAATTAAACAAGTCCAAGGAATCCGCCACTAACGCGGACCAAACGGCTTCTACGGAAGTCACCGAAAAGGACATGCAACAGATCGTCGAAGAAAAGACCAACATTCCGGTCGGTGAACTCCAAGCCAAGGAACAACACCAACTGCAGAGTTTATCCAGTGACCTAGAACAACACATCATTGGTCAAAACGAAGCCGTCGATAAGGTTGCCCGGGCTATTCGCCGGAACCGGATTGGGTTAAATGGTACGGGACGGCCAATTGGGTCCTTCCTCTTCGTCGGTCCGACCGGGGTCGGCAAGACGGAATTGGCCAAGCAGTTGGCCAACGAACTCTTCGGCTCGGAGGATGCCATGATTCGGTTTGATATGTCCGAATACATGGAACCCCATTCCATTTCTAAGCTGATCGGGTCGCCTCCTGGCTACGTCGGGTACGAAGAAGCCGGTCAACTGACCGAACAAGTTCGGCGTCACCCGTACACGTTAATCCTCTTGGATGAAATCGAAAAGGCCCACCCCGACGTCATGAATATGTTCTTACAGATTCTCGACGACGGGCGCCTAACCGACTCACAAGGTCGGACGGTTTCCTTCAAGGATACGCTGATCATCATGACCAGTAACGCTGGGACCGGGGACGTTGAAGCTAGCGTTGGATTCGGTGCCGAGGCGGCGGGCAAGACCCACTCCGTCTTGGGCAGTTTGACCAACTACTTCAAGCCCGAATTTCTCAACCGGTTCGACGACATCATCGAATTCAACTCCTTAACTAAGGAAAACTTGATGAAGATCGTCGACCTGATGATCGATGACGTGAACACCATGCTGGCCGGTCAAGGTCTACACATCCACGTCACGGAGCCGGTCGAAGAAAAGTTAGTCACGGAAGGCTACAACCCCGCCATGGGGGCGCGGCCACTGCGGCGAGTCATTCAAGAAGAGATTGAAGACCGGATTGCGGACTTCTACCTCGACCACGCCGACGTGAAGAACATCGTGGCGAAGATCGAAAACGGTAAGATTACCCTAGCCGCCGACGAGGACGCTACCACGGATTCCGCTAAATAA
- a CDS encoding phosphocarrier protein HPr produces MEKREFHITAETGIHARPATLLVQAASKFNSEVSLQYQDKSVNLKSIMGVMSLGVGQNADITITTDGDDEADAMTAVAETLKKEGLSD; encoded by the coding sequence ATGGAAAAACGCGAATTTCATATTACGGCAGAAACGGGGATCCACGCCCGTCCCGCCACTTTATTGGTACAAGCAGCAAGTAAGTTCAACTCTGAAGTTAGCTTACAATACCAAGACAAGTCCGTTAACTTAAAGTCCATCATGGGCGTTATGTCTTTGGGTGTTGGTCAAAACGCCGACATTACGATTACGACGGACGGTGACGACGAAGCCGATGCCATGACTGCCGTTGCTGAAACGCTGAAAAAAGAGGGCTTGTCTGACTAA
- the ptsP gene encoding phosphoenolpyruvate--protein phosphotransferase — protein MRAMLKGIAASDGIVCGQVYRLVDPQLTVQQRAITNLDYELNRFHRALEAAVSDVETIKTRATKNLGADSAQVFSTHIDLLQDPELITAVEQRIRQQRINAEAALTAVVRVREAAFKGLTDNPYIQERLTDLRAVTKRVTAHLLQVSLPDLALINQPVIVVTHDLIPRNAVAINPHNILGFVTDLGGRTSHSSILARSMAIPAVVGTQHATERLANGDMVILNGTRGQVVVAPDADELATAQAAMHERAANLKHLSQSQHHGTVSKDGVGVTVAANIGTVNDLPGVLQHDAEAVGLMRTEFLYMDANRLPSEDQQFATYQRVLAAMAPRPVVIRTLDVGGDKPLPYLQSKPETNPFMGTRAIRQSLTHQQIFRSQLRALLRASAFGKLRIMFPMITTLDEFRQAKAIYDDERSKLTVAQVPLGEIKIGMMVEVPAAALLADRFAQEVDFMSIGTNDLIGYTMAADRTNQDVAYLYQPYHPAILRLVNRVIAAAYGAGIPVAMCGEMAGDPIAVPLLLGMGLDEFSMSAGAIAKTRRLIGQLSAHDLQGLVETTLNQASTSQEVITMVQAAVPGLLT, from the coding sequence ATGAGAGCGATGCTCAAGGGAATTGCCGCGAGTGACGGAATTGTGTGTGGTCAGGTTTATCGCTTGGTCGACCCACAGTTAACCGTCCAACAGCGGGCAATCACTAATCTGGATTACGAATTAAATCGATTCCATCGGGCCCTTGAAGCAGCCGTCTCCGATGTTGAGACAATTAAAACTCGTGCGACTAAAAACCTGGGTGCTGATAGTGCCCAGGTTTTTAGTACGCACATTGATTTGCTCCAGGACCCGGAATTGATCACGGCGGTCGAACAACGGATTCGGCAACAGCGGATTAACGCCGAAGCAGCTTTGACCGCGGTGGTTCGGGTACGTGAAGCGGCATTTAAGGGCCTCACGGATAATCCGTATATACAAGAACGACTGACGGATTTACGCGCCGTGACGAAGCGGGTGACCGCCCACCTCTTACAGGTCAGTCTACCGGATTTAGCGTTAATCAATCAGCCGGTCATCGTGGTCACCCACGATTTGATTCCCCGGAATGCGGTTGCGATTAACCCGCACAATATCTTAGGGTTCGTGACCGATTTGGGTGGCCGGACGTCGCATTCGTCGATTTTGGCGCGTTCAATGGCCATTCCCGCGGTGGTGGGAACCCAGCACGCCACGGAGCGGTTGGCTAACGGCGATATGGTCATTTTGAATGGCACCCGGGGGCAAGTCGTGGTTGCCCCTGACGCTGACGAATTAGCAACGGCCCAAGCGGCGATGCATGAACGAGCGGCTAACTTGAAGCATTTGAGTCAATCGCAGCATCACGGCACGGTTAGTAAGGACGGGGTCGGGGTGACGGTGGCCGCCAATATTGGGACGGTCAACGACTTACCCGGCGTCTTGCAGCACGATGCCGAAGCCGTGGGGCTGATGCGGACGGAGTTTCTCTATATGGACGCCAACCGGCTGCCGAGTGAGGACCAACAGTTTGCCACCTACCAGCGGGTCTTAGCGGCCATGGCGCCGCGACCGGTGGTGATTCGAACCCTAGATGTCGGTGGTGATAAGCCGTTACCGTATCTTCAATCTAAACCGGAGACCAACCCCTTCATGGGGACCCGAGCCATTCGCCAGAGCCTAACGCATCAGCAAATCTTCCGAAGTCAATTGCGAGCGTTACTGCGGGCCTCGGCCTTCGGCAAACTGCGGATCATGTTTCCCATGATTACCACGCTTGATGAATTTCGGCAGGCCAAGGCGATCTATGACGACGAACGATCGAAGCTAACGGTGGCGCAGGTCCCGCTGGGAGAGATTAAGATTGGCATGATGGTTGAGGTTCCCGCGGCGGCCCTATTAGCCGATCGTTTTGCCCAGGAAGTAGACTTCATGAGCATTGGGACCAACGATTTGATTGGCTACACCATGGCGGCCGACCGAACTAATCAGGACGTGGCCTACCTTTACCAACCGTACCATCCCGCAATCTTACGGTTGGTTAACCGGGTGATTGCGGCGGCGTACGGTGCGGGAATTCCGGTGGCCATGTGTGGCGAGATGGCCGGCGATCCGATCGCCGTACCGTTACTCTTGGGGATGGGGCTGGACGAGTTCTCGATGAGTGCGGGGGCCATTGCCAAGACTCGGCGGCTCATTGGGCAATTAAGCGCTCACGACCTGCAGGGATTGGTGGAAACGACGCTGAACCAGGCCAGCACCAGCCAAGAGGTCATTACGATGGTTCAAGCGGCGGTGCCGGGACTCTTAACTTAA
- a CDS encoding glycosyltransferase family 4 protein codes for MNIGIFTDTYFPQVSGVATSIKTLRDQLEKQGHQVYIFTTTDPHVERNVYERNVFRFSSIPFVSFTDRRIAVRGLFQAYQIAKELNLDIVHTQTEFSMGWIGKFVARNLEIPCLHTYHTMYEDYLHYVANGKILKPVHVKQGTLAFCYHLTGVVAPSDRVLTTLSDYGVKAPIRVIPTGVNLHQYEQPDTADLRRKLGFAPDTPVILSLSRLAYEKNITASIAAMPKILAQVPNAQLLIVGDGPAREDLEQQVKDAQLTDHVSFTGEVNNDDVFRYYHMANVFLSSSDSESQGLTYIEAMAAGTKIVVMTSPYTDELLSSRALGVTFKDPDDMIKNVIDYLLHGDDEQDPDLLARKLSEISADTFGQRIINFYRDAQVSYEQAHEDTPDFSN; via the coding sequence ATGAATATCGGCATATTTACGGATACCTATTTCCCTCAAGTAAGCGGGGTTGCAACGTCCATCAAGACGCTGCGGGACCAGTTGGAAAAGCAGGGGCATCAGGTGTATATCTTTACGACCACCGACCCGCACGTGGAGCGGAATGTCTATGAACGCAACGTTTTTCGTTTTTCAAGCATTCCCTTCGTATCGTTTACGGACCGGCGGATTGCCGTACGGGGACTCTTTCAAGCCTACCAAATCGCAAAGGAATTAAATCTTGATATCGTCCACACTCAGACGGAATTTTCGATGGGGTGGATCGGTAAGTTTGTCGCCCGGAACTTAGAGATTCCGTGTCTACACACTTACCACACCATGTATGAGGACTATTTACATTACGTGGCGAACGGCAAAATTTTAAAACCCGTCCACGTTAAACAAGGGACGCTGGCTTTTTGTTACCATTTAACCGGCGTGGTGGCACCCAGTGATCGGGTACTGACCACGCTGAGTGACTATGGCGTTAAGGCGCCGATTCGGGTGATTCCTACGGGGGTCAACCTGCACCAATATGAACAACCGGATACTGCGGATCTGCGGCGAAAGTTAGGCTTTGCGCCCGATACGCCGGTCATCTTATCCTTAAGTCGGTTGGCTTACGAGAAGAACATCACCGCTAGTATTGCGGCCATGCCTAAGATCTTGGCCCAGGTGCCCAACGCGCAACTCCTGATTGTCGGGGATGGGCCGGCACGTGAAGACTTGGAACAACAGGTTAAAGACGCTCAGTTGACGGACCACGTGTCCTTCACCGGGGAGGTTAACAACGACGATGTCTTTCGGTACTACCACATGGCCAACGTCTTCTTATCGTCGTCGGATTCTGAGTCTCAGGGACTAACCTACATTGAAGCCATGGCGGCCGGAACCAAGATCGTGGTCATGACCAGTCCGTATACCGACGAACTGTTGTCGAGTCGGGCCCTGGGAGTGACCTTTAAGGATCCGGACGATATGATCAAAAATGTGATCGATTACCTGTTACACGGGGATGATGAACAGGATCCTGACCTGCTGGCCCGCAAGCTGTCCGAGATTTCTGCGGATACGTTTGGCCAACGCATCATTAATTTTTACCGGGATGCGCAGGTCAGTTACGAACAAGCGCACGAAGACACCCCGGATTTCAGTAATTAG
- a CDS encoding glycosyltransferase family 4 protein translates to MLKINMFSAADSVKGQGVGSAYNELMNLLKTRLSQEFTVTVNQYGRADLTHYHTINFSYYLSTFLPGRGRKIGYVHFLPETLEGSLKIPQPFRGIFYKYVIAFYRRMDHIVVVNPTFIPKLVAYGIPENRITYIPNFVSRQEFYPVDAAQKQALRQQYDYPATKFTVLGIGQIQERKGLFDFIKLAEHHPEIQFIWAGGFSFGRITDGYAELKRVVDNPPANLSFPGIVDRDKLVDYYNLADLFLLPSFNELFPMSVLEAFSTGTPVLLRELDLYQAIIAGDYQPAKDYAEMDQLLTSLPHDAAALEHWHQRSLAAADHYSEEHLTQIWRDFYQQQAKEG, encoded by the coding sequence ATGTTAAAAATCAACATGTTTTCCGCCGCGGATTCGGTGAAGGGTCAGGGGGTCGGCAGCGCGTATAACGAGCTCATGAACCTGCTTAAAACCCGATTATCACAGGAGTTTACGGTGACCGTTAACCAGTATGGACGGGCGGATTTGACGCACTACCATACGATTAACTTTTCCTATTACTTATCGACGTTTTTGCCCGGACGGGGTCGCAAGATTGGCTACGTCCATTTTTTGCCAGAAACGCTAGAGGGCAGTCTCAAGATTCCCCAACCTTTTCGGGGGATTTTTTATAAATATGTGATTGCCTTTTACCGGCGAATGGACCATATTGTGGTGGTCAATCCCACGTTTATTCCTAAGTTAGTGGCCTATGGGATTCCAGAGAATCGAATTACTTATATCCCCAACTTTGTGAGTCGCCAGGAATTTTATCCGGTTGATGCGGCGCAAAAACAGGCGTTGCGCCAACAATACGACTATCCCGCCACTAAGTTTACGGTGTTAGGCATTGGGCAAATCCAGGAACGTAAAGGGCTCTTTGACTTTATCAAGTTGGCCGAACATCACCCGGAGATTCAGTTCATCTGGGCGGGCGGTTTTTCGTTTGGTCGGATTACCGATGGCTATGCGGAACTCAAACGGGTGGTGGATAATCCCCCGGCTAATTTGAGTTTTCCGGGGATCGTTGATCGGGATAAATTGGTAGACTATTATAATTTAGCCGATTTATTCTTGCTACCGTCCTTTAACGAACTCTTTCCGATGTCGGTCTTGGAGGCCTTCAGTACGGGGACGCCGGTGTTGCTCCGCGAGTTGGATTTGTATCAAGCCATCATCGCCGGCGATTACCAACCCGCTAAGGACTATGCGGAGATGGATCAGTTATTAACCAGCTTACCCCATGATGCGGCAGCCCTAGAACACTGGCACCAGCGCAGTTTGGCGGCGGCTGACCATTATTCGGAGGAGCACCTCACTCAGATTTGGCGGGACTTCTACCAGCAACAAGCAAAAGAGGGGTAG